From the genome of Pseudanabaena sp. BC1403, one region includes:
- a CDS encoding caspase family protein — translation MGIARRQFLQAGLTSLIGWQFLTRDRVAFAADQYVRQMTASTPRKRALLIGINQYDAKEEPQNLLSATANGWLPLHGCVNDVELQKELLIHRFGFAPQDIVTLTDLDATRSNIADAIATHLVAQTLPDDLVIVHFSGHGSRLGNYNTLVPVDSSLPQNLENLRDITEQEWQGWLQAIATDRILNIIDAGFYYPNVSAIGNFRLRSRVGLKNWQPPTVTEPSEQPIDQKLIGTTLRAASGDMLCADAQWSGFSSGAFTYALVQQLWQIVPATKINVVMSDLATTLDRRALHNDNLTIEKQVTNMWEVEAAKQKAISTSTFAEMLPIPDFGSDGVIINSSDRHTADVYLAGLPIAVLSNYAVGAILNVVGATSAQIANQAETASILKSIPSNPQATVQLKSRNGFNGKIEVLNDYSINPKLETGQLLQEVMRAISHNVQLAIALDVGLSKIERVDATSAFSTMPNMFGVNANEQCADCLFGVQSASYGLFTVGHTPILGSFGSVGESVGVAIKRLQPFLESLLAAKLIHTTENQAATHLDVRVTLKAMIGVDERAVTVASKSAARAALIPVNTVSNIVRTKPINIGDRLECEIENFSDQPLYMRIFCLDPRSKILTPNFIATPYANDGIIPPSETLTIPYPKAPMNWAVSAPKGMVDVYIVISRSPLLQVAKILEASQRQASSLNGLISIPNPLQVAQCLLDDLDRAGKPSDFGNAANINDTWMLDVQQWATFNFNYQVA, via the coding sequence ATGGGAATTGCGCGGCGACAATTCTTACAAGCAGGACTGACTAGTCTGATCGGATGGCAATTTCTCACCCGCGATCGCGTGGCATTTGCTGCCGATCAATATGTTCGTCAAATGACTGCCTCAACGCCACGTAAACGAGCGCTATTGATAGGGATTAATCAATATGACGCTAAAGAGGAACCGCAAAATTTATTGTCAGCAACAGCGAATGGATGGTTGCCTTTGCATGGTTGCGTCAATGACGTGGAGTTACAAAAGGAATTACTAATTCATCGCTTTGGCTTTGCGCCCCAAGATATTGTGACGCTGACCGATCTTGATGCCACCCGCAGTAACATTGCCGATGCGATCGCGACTCATTTAGTTGCCCAGACTTTGCCCGATGATTTAGTAATCGTTCACTTTAGCGGACATGGTTCACGTCTCGGTAATTACAATACGCTTGTGCCTGTGGATAGTAGCTTGCCTCAAAATCTGGAAAACCTGCGGGACATTACGGAACAGGAATGGCAGGGGTGGCTGCAAGCGATCGCCACGGATCGGATTTTGAATATTATTGATGCAGGCTTTTACTACCCGAATGTATCGGCAATTGGCAATTTCCGTTTGCGATCGCGAGTTGGGCTAAAAAACTGGCAACCACCGACGGTCACAGAGCCGAGCGAGCAACCCATTGATCAGAAACTAATCGGCACAACCCTACGCGCAGCCTCAGGCGATATGCTCTGTGCCGATGCTCAATGGTCAGGCTTTAGTAGTGGCGCATTTACCTACGCTTTAGTGCAGCAACTATGGCAGATCGTTCCTGCGACGAAGATCAATGTGGTGATGAGTGATCTTGCCACCACCCTCGATCGCCGTGCTTTGCACAATGACAATCTCACCATCGAGAAACAAGTTACGAATATGTGGGAAGTTGAAGCGGCGAAGCAAAAGGCGATCTCTACTAGCACCTTTGCTGAGATGTTACCAATTCCTGACTTTGGTTCTGATGGCGTGATTATTAATAGCAGCGATCGCCATACAGCAGATGTCTATTTGGCAGGTTTACCGATCGCCGTTTTGAGTAACTATGCGGTTGGGGCAATTTTGAATGTGGTGGGAGCGACAAGTGCCCAGATAGCTAATCAAGCAGAAACAGCGTCTATTCTAAAATCGATTCCATCTAATCCACAAGCAACAGTTCAACTCAAATCGCGCAATGGATTTAACGGCAAAATTGAAGTTTTAAATGATTACAGCATCAATCCCAAATTGGAAACAGGGCAATTACTTCAGGAAGTAATGCGCGCAATTTCGCACAATGTCCAATTAGCGATCGCCCTTGATGTGGGCTTGAGCAAAATTGAGCGTGTTGATGCCACCAGTGCCTTCTCGACCATGCCAAATATGTTTGGCGTAAATGCCAATGAACAATGCGCGGATTGCCTATTTGGGGTGCAGTCAGCAAGCTATGGTTTATTTACAGTCGGACATACACCGATTCTTGGCTCCTTTGGTTCTGTGGGAGAGTCGGTAGGTGTGGCGATTAAGCGCTTACAACCTTTTCTTGAAAGCCTCCTTGCTGCCAAACTGATCCATACTACTGAAAATCAAGCCGCAACCCATCTCGATGTACGTGTCACGCTCAAAGCCATGATCGGTGTCGATGAAAGAGCCGTCACTGTGGCTAGCAAATCTGCGGCGCGTGCTGCGCTAATTCCTGTAAATACAGTCAGCAATATCGTAAGGACTAAACCAATTAATATCGGCGATCGACTCGAATGTGAGATCGAAAACTTTAGCGATCAGCCGCTATATATGCGAATTTTCTGCCTCGATCCGCGCAGCAAGATTCTCACACCCAACTTCATCGCCACTCCCTACGCCAACGATGGCATCATTCCACCATCGGAAACTTTAACTATTCCCTATCCCAAAGCGCCAATGAATTGGGCTGTCTCTGCTCCTAAAGGCATGGTCGATGTTTATATTGTGATTAGCCGATCGCCACTTTTACAGGTTGCCAAAATTTTAGAAGCCTCGCAACGTCAAGCTTCATCTCTAAATGGATTAATTTCTATTCCCAATCCGTTACAAGTCGCACAATGTCTACTAGATGATCTCGATCGCGCAGGCAAGCCTTCAGATTTTGGCAATGCCGCTAATATAAATGACACATGGATGTTAGATGTCCAACAATGGGCAACCTTCAATTTCAATTATCAAGTTGCGTGA
- the ftsH gene encoding ATP-dependent zinc metalloprotease FtsH, protein MAVKKEDPKRSRARLIGNVLLLIGAGLLIINIFLPNLFAPPVARVPYSLFVHEIEEGHVARVYIGQDQITYQLKGVTPDIPGDVISTTPIFDLNLPERLEKSGVEFAAAPVQKSGWFGTLLSWVIPPLIFVGIFQLFSRNGGGGGAPGGLQIGKSKAKVYVEGEATKTMFSDVAGVDEAKQELQEIVQFLKTPEKYTKIGARIPKGVLLVGPPGTGKTLLAKAVAGEAGVPFFSISGSEFVELFVGVGSSRVRDLFEQAKKQSPCIIFIDELDAIGKARSSGGMYGGNDEREQTLNQLLTEMDGFGVDGTTVIVLAATNRPETLDQALLRPGRFDRQVLVDRPDKSGRLAILKIHAAKVTLDKSVDLETIATRTSGFAGADLANLVNEAALLAARAGRETVLLEDFAEAVERVVAGLEKKSRVLNENEKRIVAYHEVGHALVGALNSSSGKVEKISIVPRGMAALGYTLQLPTEDRFLLSKEEIEAQIATLLGGRSAEEIIFGSITTGASNDLQRATDLADKMVTSYGMSEVLGPLAYQKQQNQFLGGMEMARNVSPATSEAIDKEIKTIVENAHAKALAILNANRDLLESISEKLLETEVIEGEFLTGLLAQVKPAEVNV, encoded by the coding sequence ATGGCTGTAAAAAAAGAAGACCCCAAGCGATCGCGTGCTCGTCTGATTGGCAATGTCCTATTGCTGATCGGTGCAGGATTGCTAATTATAAATATATTTTTACCAAACTTATTTGCGCCTCCCGTAGCGCGTGTACCCTATAGCCTCTTCGTGCATGAAATCGAAGAAGGACATGTAGCACGCGTATATATCGGACAAGACCAAATCACCTATCAATTAAAAGGTGTCACTCCTGATATCCCTGGTGATGTGATTTCCACCACCCCAATTTTTGACTTAAATCTCCCCGAAAGACTCGAAAAGAGTGGCGTAGAATTTGCCGCCGCACCTGTGCAAAAGTCTGGCTGGTTCGGCACATTACTTAGCTGGGTAATTCCTCCATTAATCTTTGTGGGTATTTTCCAACTCTTTAGTCGTAACGGTGGCGGCGGCGGTGCACCTGGTGGCTTGCAAATTGGTAAGAGTAAAGCCAAGGTCTATGTCGAAGGCGAAGCGACTAAAACCATGTTTAGCGATGTTGCAGGTGTCGATGAAGCTAAGCAAGAACTTCAAGAAATTGTGCAGTTCCTGAAAACTCCTGAGAAGTACACCAAGATCGGCGCAAGGATTCCTAAAGGCGTATTGCTCGTTGGCCCTCCAGGTACTGGTAAAACTTTGCTTGCCAAAGCAGTTGCTGGTGAAGCAGGTGTTCCTTTCTTCAGCATCTCTGGTTCTGAATTTGTAGAACTCTTTGTCGGTGTTGGTTCTTCACGAGTACGTGACTTATTCGAGCAAGCCAAAAAACAATCGCCTTGTATCATCTTTATCGATGAACTTGATGCGATCGGTAAGGCTCGTTCTAGCGGTGGTATGTACGGCGGTAACGATGAGCGCGAACAAACTCTCAATCAGTTGCTCACGGAAATGGATGGCTTTGGTGTTGATGGAACGACAGTGATCGTTCTCGCCGCAACCAACCGTCCTGAAACCCTTGACCAAGCATTGTTACGTCCAGGTCGTTTCGATCGCCAAGTCTTAGTCGATCGCCCTGATAAGAGTGGACGCTTAGCAATTCTCAAAATCCATGCTGCGAAAGTCACCCTCGACAAGAGTGTTGACCTAGAAACGATCGCTACTCGTACTTCTGGCTTTGCGGGTGCTGACCTTGCCAACCTCGTTAACGAAGCGGCGCTGCTTGCGGCTCGTGCTGGACGTGAAACTGTCTTGCTTGAGGACTTTGCTGAAGCCGTCGAACGAGTTGTTGCTGGTCTAGAAAAGAAGAGTCGCGTTCTCAATGAGAACGAGAAGCGGATTGTTGCCTATCACGAAGTTGGTCATGCTCTAGTAGGAGCGCTTAACTCTAGTAGCGGCAAAGTTGAGAAAATCTCAATCGTGCCTCGCGGTATGGCGGCTCTCGGCTACACCTTGCAACTGCCAACAGAAGATCGCTTCCTGTTAAGCAAAGAAGAAATCGAAGCCCAAATTGCGACTCTTCTCGGTGGGCGATCGGCCGAAGAAATCATTTTTGGTAGCATCACCACTGGTGCATCGAATGATCTCCAACGTGCTACAGACCTTGCTGACAAGATGGTAACTAGCTACGGCATGAGCGAAGTTTTGGGACCACTTGCCTATCAGAAGCAACAAAATCAATTCCTTGGTGGTATGGAGATGGCACGCAATGTCAGCCCTGCAACTTCGGAAGCGATCGACAAGGAAATCAAAACTATCGTCGAAAATGCTCATGCAAAGGCGCTCGCGATTCTCAATGCCAATCGTGATTTGCTAGAGTCAATCTCTGAGAAGCTTTTAGAAACAGAAGTAATCGAGGGTGAATTCCTGACTGGTTTGCTAGCTCAAGTTAAACCTGCTGAAGTTAACGTATAA
- a CDS encoding Uma2 family endonuclease codes for MTNTISKLEIIYPSSDGQPMAESTEHYQWIVTIEGGLEALFKDNNDVFIAGDLLWYPVEGQSEIRRAPDVMVAFGRPKGARGSYIQHLEEGIAPQVVFEVLSRGNRISEMARKFEFYQTYGVEEYYVYDHLANDLVGWLRNHDDHHLEPIADIQNWTSPRLGIRFELTDETLKIFQPDGTRFLTYLEQAEQAETEKIAKEQALDTIAKFAAKLREIGVDPENL; via the coding sequence ATGACCAACACAATCTCCAAATTAGAAATCATCTATCCTAGTAGCGATGGGCAACCGATGGCAGAAAGTACCGAGCATTATCAATGGATCGTCACGATTGAAGGCGGATTAGAGGCTCTTTTTAAAGACAACAATGATGTATTCATCGCGGGAGATTTGCTTTGGTATCCTGTGGAGGGGCAGTCAGAAATTCGTCGCGCTCCTGATGTGATGGTCGCGTTTGGTAGACCCAAGGGCGCAAGAGGTTCCTACATTCAACACCTCGAAGAAGGAATTGCACCTCAGGTAGTATTTGAGGTGTTATCTAGGGGAAATCGAATTTCAGAGATGGCAAGAAAGTTTGAGTTCTATCAAACCTATGGTGTTGAGGAATACTATGTTTACGATCATCTTGCCAATGATTTAGTAGGTTGGTTAAGAAATCATGATGATCACCATCTCGAACCAATTGCCGATATCCAAAATTGGACAAGTCCTCGCTTAGGAATTCGTTTTGAACTCACCGATGAAACTCTCAAGATTTTTCAGCCTGATGGCACAAGGTTTTTAACTTATCTCGAACAAGCTGAACAAGCTGAGACTGAAAAAATCGCCAAAGAACAAGCTCTAGATACGATCGCAAAATTTGCTGCTAAGCTCCGAGAAATTGGTGTTGATCCAGAAAATCTTTAA